The genomic window ACAAACTACCATAATCCTTTAACCACTCATTACTATAACAAAATCCATAGCTGTCAGAGCCACGAAGTGATTCGTAACTTAACTCTCCAATTAGTCTTGGTTCTTTCAACCAATCAAAATCAGCAAACACATAGAGTCTTTTCATACCTTATTCTTTTTTTGATGCCCTTTCCCTTTGTTTAAGACTTAAATCCTGTAATGCTTTTCCCATTGCATCTTCTTTTGCAAGCAGAAGAATATCATCATCTAATTGAAGCGCATAAAGCACCCTAAGATAAATGCCTATTGCCACCGTTGGTACACCTTTCTCTATGCGTGAAACCGTCAGAGGTGAACAGGTGGCACGTTCGGCGACTTGGGCAATACTAAGATTCCTGCGTAGTCTGGCCAGCCTGATCTGCTCACCTACTATCAGCATCTTCTGCTCCAATTTTCTTGGCAACTTGGTACCCATCGTACTTTTCGTCATAGTTCAACATATCATATAATATGCAAATATAGCAGTTTTGCTTTATTTTATGATGTGTTACAGAGATAAATTTTTGAATTTATTCCTGTTGAAATCTGCTTTAGTCACATTATTGGGCGTTGGAGATATTAAATGCTACCATATTATTCATAAGGCTGATATTTTACAGATAACAAACAATATATTGTTTATAGAAAGATAGCAATAATTTGAACAGAAAAAGAAATAACACTTCCTTTTCTGTTCAAATTATTACTGTTAAGGCAATCTTAAAAAAATAGCGACCGATGTCACATAAGTCTGTTGTTTGTAACAATCACCGAAACACTGACCACTCACAACTGAACTACCTCAAGGCTCTTATAGCTGGAGAAAAGGCTATTAGCTCGACTGAAGTGATGCATCGCTATCAAATCTCTTCAACGACCTCAATATCCCGCTCAAAGGCTGCCCTTATCAAGAATGATATATTGGATAATAAGGCCGGTGAAATCTCGTTCCAAGACCCGATTTATGCCTATTGGTTGAAGACTGAGTTCTTTGCAAAATAATAAGACTATGAATAAGTATAACCTTACTTGGATTGCCTTCGCCAATAAGAAAAGGTGCAGGCTTACTAAAGCTATAAATACTTTAGTAGTTATTTCTTGGAGAAAGCTTAATGTTGTATTATTCTATTCTTACCATCCCGGCCAACTGCACGAAATAATCATTTGACCAAATATCAAGTTCTTTTGGATTGCGCACGAAAGGCAATACATCTTCTTTCACTTGTTTTATATCAGCTGAAGAGAGACGCTCAATGAGTTTCTCCTTGAATAACTCTGGAGTGATATTCTCATTGTTGAACTGCTTGCACCGTTCTGCCAAATGAGCAAAATCAAGTGGGATATTATGGCGTACATACCATTCAAAGTCGTACCAATCACGACCTTTTACTCTGTTCTTCCACGCACGATATACTAAGGCGTGCATCTTGCCTGCAAACAAGTCGGGAAGTGTAAAACAACGGGTCATAAATGAATATGGCTGAAGCAATAGCTTCTGTTCCGTCTTGAAGTTCAACGGTGGGCAAGTATCTACTTCTATCTTTATCTTTATAGATTTCTCTGTTTGGAAAGTCACATCATACACATCGGTATTATCTTTAAGAAATGCCGATTCGACCTTTCCGAAATTCCTCTTGTCTTTTTTCTTTATTTCAACCTCACGGCCTACCATTGTAAAAGCATCAACGATAGCAGGAAAGTATTTCGTAAAATCGAACTTATCATCTTGCGTAAGCAATGAAAAATCCATATCCTCACTGAAACGCTGTAAGCCATGAAAGATTCTCAAGCAAGTTCCACCATAGAAAGCCGCCGACTCAAAAAAGCCTCCGGCATACAAGCCAGCAAGTATCACTTGTTGGTTCACTTCAAATATAGCGTTTCTCTTCTGTTGCTCTGTTGTTAAATCATAACGGGAGAGCATATTGTCGAATATTTCATTTTTCATCGTCTCAAGAATTTTAAAAGTGTCGAAATTGAATCGGCCTTTTTGCCAACTTTTATGTAGTCTTCGAATATGGTTTTATCCATCTTATTGAACTCATCCATATCCATACGAATATCCTGTTCAAGATATGTTTCCACATCTTTCATATAGCGAAGATTGACCTGCGAGGAATTGGCAATCAAATCACACAAAGCCTTTTCCGGTGATGCAATAAGAAAAGCATAATTATCCTTATACATACTCCTTACTCCTATTGGAAATGCCATTTTTGAGATATGTTTGTAGTCATAACAGCCGACCGGAGTTTGAAAGCTACGCGAGTGCTTTACCGTCATTGATTGATGAACATATACAGCCTCGGGGATAAGTCCATAATATCGTAGTGCAGTAGACATTGAAATATACGAAGGTGCATAGAGATGATTGGCTATCAACTCACTCGATAGGGTCTTTCCTGAATGTTTGGGGTTAGCCACATAAAGTCCCCGCTTCAGTCTGATGATAAATCCTTGCTTCTCAAGCCAGGTCACTTTTTTATTCGCAGACTTAAGTTCCGGGTATAACGATTCGATGATTGAAGTCGTTACAGGAATAGTTCCTATTTCAGTTAATTGTCTATCCATACTGCAAATATAGCAATAATTTGAACAATAAAAGAAATGAAACTTCCTTTTCTGTTCAAATTATTACTACTTAAACAATCTTAAGAAATAGCGACCGCTGCCACATAAGGCTGTTGTTTGTAACAATCACCGAAACACTGACCACACAGTAATTGAACTATCTCAAAGCCCTTATAGCCGTAGAAAAGACCATCAGTTCGACCGAAGTGATGCATCGCTATCAAATCGCTTCAACGACCTCAATATCCTGTTCAAAGGCTGCCCTTATCAAGAATGTTACATTGAATAATAAGGCAGATGCAATCTCATTCCAAGACCCGATTTATACCTATTGGTTAAAGACTGAGTACTTCGCAAAATAATCATAATGTCCCCTCCTTTTCAGAGCCATTTTTGTACCTTTTCTCATCAAAAAACGCCATTTTTCACAAGTTTTTGTACCGCACATTTTGATATTCAAGAAATTACACTTACTTTTACTTTCCAAAATGGAGGTACAAGCCGAGAATGGTGCTAAAAATCACTAACTTACACATTCTCAGATACTTGCCAACCTGCTGGTTGTACCTTTTAGAGCGTTATACTATTGATAATCAACGATGTACACATACTGCATCGGCAAATAACCAAATGAAAACAAAATCATAAAAAGAGAAAATATAAAGTCGTAAAATGAGTTAAATCAGTCACTTCAAAGCATTACTCCATTTTCTTTTTTCACTCGTATTTTCTCTTGTTATAATTATTTTTTCAGTTTTTTGTCCCCCATTTGCCCCTCAAGTCGCACACGGGAGACAAATTTATGTCCCTCAATGTAATTTGAAGACTTATTCCTATCAAATTAGGCAAAATCATAGACAATTATCATTTCATAAAGCTGTTTGGATCTCTTATTTGTGAATACATACAAATGTTATAATAATGATATACAGCTAAATACAAACAAAATATCTATAGATAAAGTTACTACAAATGATATTCCGTTTAGAATGTTAGAAAAATATTCTCGTTAATTATTTCAGCAACTCTAGAAGTTGTTATCAACGAACACCAAGTTTATTGAAATTATCCTCGATATGCTAATAGAATCTTACACCATTACTCTATAACTTATTATTTCGTTGTTGAATACTATTCTTGATCTCCACCTAATGAAACTGATGGAAGATATCTCATCCAATCCATCATATTAGAAAGATTTCTTATTCTTTCATCTATCGTAGGGAATTCTATTGCATCGAACAATGCCTGTTAGTTAGAATTTGATTAAGTCATATTTGAAATATCAGAATTATGCAAATTATCGGCACTATTTCGAATCAGTGCCGATAATTTGCATGTTACTGACTAACCAAACGGATTGCCAGATGTGCGTTAACACATGAAATATGACATTAGTCTACCTTCACCCTCTCCTCTTCCTGCCATTCAGCAAACGAGACAATCTCTTTGTATTGCTCAGCAGTCAGAGATGATCCGCCATCTTCACTACATTCGTATTCCCGGTAGCTCATAAACGGAGCCTTCCTCCTGATAGCCCATATAGTTATGGTATGAATAAGGAACCAACCTGACATAATCTTCTTCCTCAAGAATCTTCAGAAGCTTGTCGGCATCGTGGATTATTAATGGAACACCGGACTTATACAGAGCTGTGGCAACTTCAATGGCGAGACCGGCATTCGCAGAATAACTGTTGGAAACGACAATCACCCATCCTAACCGTTCTGTATCTGATGCAAAGATATTCAGGCGGGAAAGCCCCAGTTCTCCATAATGATCCTTGGCAAACCAGATGAAATCATCCGGACTATCAATATCGTACTGCTCATCAATTTTTGCAAACTTCATCCGATTATAATAAGCTACGCCATGCAATTCATTAGGGCCATAAGTCTGTTCAGTCTGGTTGTATTTACTGACAGGCAAATTTCTGTAGAACGACTCATACACTTCGTGCGCTATACGGAAATATTTGCAATATTGTCGTATTGTCATAGTCTCTAATGGAGGCACAGAACGTCCGTTCACGGAATCTTCCAAAGCTTTTATGGAAGTTTCCCTGTCTTTCGACTCAATCCTGAATCGCGGCTCTATCCTGTTAAAATCCTTCCGTGCTATCTTTCCTGTCCGTTGCTGATATGGAAGATTGCCGGCTACATATTCATTGAAGCCATCAGCATCGGCAATAACGGCATCCACCAGTCTGCGCAGATAGGCAAAAATACGGGTAATAGTTTCCCTGCGCCATTCATCGTTATAGTATTCATTATTATCCGAAACATACGAAGAATAATTTGAAACAACGAAACGGGTATATTTCCGGTCTGTAAACCGGATTGCCCTTCCCTCCATGTATATGGAAGAAGCGACATGAAACCAGCGTGTTTCCATCGGGTTGAATGAATGCCAATCCCGAAAAAAATCTTCTTTATTTTCATACTTTCCCGAATCAAACCCATTCATAAGATGCTCGTTCTGGAAAACATATCCCATCTGATTGGATAATACTTTGGTTCCACCAATCTCTGCATCAATATTCGTATGTGAATGACCGTATATCCAGGCATCAATCCGGTTGTTGCTTATCAAGTCCCCATAGTCACTCGCAAAGGCACTGTTCAGCACCAAATCTTTGTGGCAAGGTGCAACTACCTGAAAAGTGGGCATAGGTACAGATCACTCATGTATTGTATTCTCATTTCTTTGATAGTTCAACCTGTTTCTCTATGATTGCCTTTACCTGTGCGAATGAAACCGGAGTGAAGTCGTTATTGTCAACTCCCACATCATATTGTGTAGAGAAAAGCATTTGAAGGC from Parabacteroides distasonis ATCC 8503 includes these protein-coding regions:
- a CDS encoding helix-turn-helix domain-containing protein — protein: MTKSTMGTKLPRKLEQKMLIVGEQIRLARLRRNLSIAQVAERATCSPLTVSRIEKGVPTVAIGIYLRVLYALQLDDDILLLAKEDAMGKALQDLSLKQRERASKKE
- a CDS encoding nucleotidyl transferase AbiEii/AbiGii toxin family protein yields the protein MKNEIFDNMLSRYDLTTEQQKRNAIFEVNQQVILAGLYAGGFFESAAFYGGTCLRIFHGLQRFSEDMDFSLLTQDDKFDFTKYFPAIVDAFTMVGREVEIKKKDKRNFGKVESAFLKDNTDVYDVTFQTEKSIKIKIEVDTCPPLNFKTEQKLLLQPYSFMTRCFTLPDLFAGKMHALVYRAWKNRVKGRDWYDFEWYVRHNIPLDFAHLAERCKQFNNENITPELFKEKLIERLSSADIKQVKEDVLPFVRNPKELDIWSNDYFVQLAGMVRIE
- a CDS encoding type IV toxin-antitoxin system AbiEi family antitoxin domain-containing protein, translated to MDRQLTEIGTIPVTTSIIESLYPELKSANKKVTWLEKQGFIIRLKRGLYVANPKHSGKTLSSELIANHLYAPSYISMSTALRYYGLIPEAVYVHQSMTVKHSRSFQTPVGCYDYKHISKMAFPIGVRSMYKDNYAFLIASPEKALCDLIANSSQVNLRYMKDVETYLEQDIRMDMDEFNKMDKTIFEDYIKVGKKADSISTLLKFLRR